One part of the Salinivirga cyanobacteriivorans genome encodes these proteins:
- a CDS encoding glycyl-radical enzyme activating protein, which yields MEGIIFDIKHFAVHDGPGIRQTIFFKGCPMSCWWCHNPESQNPAPEKCIKTNKLGDQRFSKEQQIGYKIETKELMETILGDQVFFEESNGGVTFSGGEPLMQPAFLEEILKQCSKDNIHTALDTTGYTNSSRFKSIAEKVDLFLYDLKLIDDKQHLEYTGVPVKPVLDNLKWLDKNGINTRLRFPVIPGITDTAENILAVLELMSSFKSIKHIDLLPYHNISNSKYERFRKMNRMGDTQAMDEKELAPLKAQFEQTGFSVTIGG from the coding sequence ATGGAAGGAATCATATTTGATATCAAACATTTTGCTGTGCACGACGGGCCAGGAATCAGGCAAACTATTTTCTTCAAAGGTTGCCCTATGAGTTGTTGGTGGTGCCATAATCCGGAGAGCCAGAATCCGGCGCCGGAAAAGTGCATAAAAACCAATAAACTTGGAGATCAGCGTTTCTCAAAAGAGCAACAAATCGGTTACAAAATTGAAACCAAGGAGCTGATGGAAACCATCCTTGGCGACCAGGTTTTTTTTGAAGAATCTAATGGAGGTGTAACTTTTTCAGGAGGAGAACCGCTAATGCAACCTGCATTCCTGGAAGAAATACTGAAACAATGCAGCAAAGATAATATCCATACAGCACTCGATACGACAGGATACACCAACAGTTCAAGGTTTAAATCTATAGCTGAAAAAGTGGATTTATTCCTCTATGATTTGAAATTGATAGATGACAAACAGCATTTGGAATATACAGGAGTACCTGTTAAACCTGTATTAGACAACCTGAAATGGCTTGATAAAAATGGAATAAACACGCGGCTCCGATTTCCGGTTATACCCGGGATAACCGATACAGCAGAAAACATTCTTGCCGTGCTTGAATTAATGAGTTCTTTTAAGTCGATAAAGCACATCGATTTGCTGCCCTACCACAATATTTCAAACAGCAAATACGAACGATTCCGTAAAATGAATCGCATGGGCGACACACAGGCGATGGATGAAAAAGAACTGGCACCACTCAAAGCACAATTTGAGCAAACAGGTTTTTCTGTCACTATTGGGGGATAA
- the hypD gene encoding trans-4-hydroxy-L-proline dehydratase, which yields MTPRISELRTQSLEAENRLSGERAQLITRFYKEMEGIDLPAPIKRARAFKYLLTHKAICINENELIVGERGPAPKATPTYPEVSLHSLQDLDILHNRPKVGFTIDAETRELYENEIIPYWKGRSMRDKIFGRLPENWHSAYEAGIFTEFQEQRAPGHTVAGKKIFQKGLLELKEEIAETLDQLDIKGNPADIHKKHELEAMNIAADAIIMYAHRHATKIEELITTTHDENRKKELRHMADICRKVPANAPETFHEMLQHYWFIHLGVITEVNPWDSFNPGRLDQHLYPLYQQEISNQTLTDSDAKELLEAFWVKFNNHPSPPKMGVTAEESNTYTDFALINLGGLKPNGTDAVNELSYLMLDVIEEMRILQPSSMVQVSKKNPDKFIHRALHISKTGFGQPSIFNTDAIIKELLNQGKDIVDARNGGASGCVETGAFGTESYILTGYFNLNKILEVTLHNGIDPRTGKKIGIETGNPTQFDSMDQLMEAYKKQLEFFANVKIEGNLIFEKAYAEELSVPFLSLIIEDCISNGTDYNAGGARYNTSYVQGVGLGSITDNLASINHNVFSEKNIGMKELIKAIDSNFEGFEELRYQFIYETPKYGNDDDQADQFTTQVFEMFHDAINGRPTHRGGVFRINMLPTTSHVYFGSVIGAMPDGRKAGEPLSEGISPVQGADKKGPTAVLKSAAKIDHIKTGGTLLNQKFAPSFFKDETSIAKLGYLIRSYFRMDGHHIQFNVVSADTLREAQKHPEKYTDLIVRVAGYSDYFNDLGEALQNEIIRRTAHEEA from the coding sequence ATGACACCCAGAATATCAGAACTACGCACACAAAGTCTCGAAGCCGAGAATCGCCTCTCTGGCGAACGTGCCCAACTTATAACCAGGTTCTATAAAGAGATGGAAGGCATAGACCTCCCAGCCCCTATAAAAAGAGCACGGGCCTTTAAGTACCTGCTTACTCACAAAGCTATATGCATTAACGAAAATGAACTTATTGTGGGAGAACGTGGGCCAGCTCCAAAGGCTACACCAACCTATCCTGAAGTTAGTCTGCACTCATTACAGGACCTGGATATTTTGCATAACCGGCCCAAAGTAGGCTTTACGATTGATGCTGAAACCCGAGAATTATATGAAAATGAGATTATCCCGTATTGGAAAGGGCGTTCAATGCGCGATAAAATTTTCGGCAGACTCCCTGAAAACTGGCATAGCGCATATGAAGCAGGCATTTTCACCGAATTTCAGGAGCAAAGAGCGCCCGGGCACACTGTAGCCGGGAAGAAAATTTTCCAAAAAGGCCTTCTTGAGCTAAAGGAAGAAATAGCAGAAACATTAGATCAGCTGGACATCAAAGGCAACCCGGCCGACATTCATAAAAAACATGAGTTGGAGGCCATGAATATTGCAGCTGATGCCATTATTATGTATGCACACCGCCATGCCACCAAAATTGAAGAACTCATAACCACCACCCATGACGAAAACAGAAAGAAAGAGCTCAGACATATGGCCGATATCTGCCGCAAAGTACCGGCCAATGCTCCGGAAACTTTTCACGAAATGCTTCAACACTATTGGTTCATCCACCTGGGCGTAATTACAGAAGTAAACCCATGGGATTCGTTTAACCCCGGAAGATTAGACCAACATCTTTACCCACTCTACCAGCAAGAAATAAGCAACCAAACCTTAACCGATAGTGACGCCAAAGAATTACTGGAAGCATTTTGGGTGAAATTTAACAACCACCCTTCACCGCCCAAAATGGGTGTTACTGCTGAGGAGAGCAACACTTACACAGACTTTGCCCTTATCAACCTGGGCGGCTTAAAACCCAATGGCACCGACGCTGTAAATGAACTTTCTTACCTGATGCTGGATGTGATAGAAGAAATGCGCATATTGCAACCCAGCTCCATGGTGCAAGTAAGCAAGAAAAATCCCGATAAATTCATTCACCGGGCTCTGCACATATCCAAAACCGGCTTCGGCCAGCCCTCCATTTTTAACACCGATGCCATCATCAAAGAGCTGCTCAACCAGGGCAAAGACATTGTTGATGCGCGCAATGGTGGCGCCAGCGGATGCGTTGAAACCGGAGCGTTTGGTACGGAGAGTTACATTCTTACGGGTTATTTCAATCTCAACAAAATTCTTGAAGTAACGCTGCACAATGGCATTGATCCGCGAACAGGCAAAAAAATTGGCATTGAAACCGGCAATCCGACTCAGTTTGACAGCATGGACCAATTGATGGAAGCTTACAAAAAACAATTGGAGTTCTTCGCTAATGTGAAGATTGAAGGCAACCTGATCTTTGAAAAAGCTTATGCAGAGGAACTATCCGTGCCTTTTCTTTCTCTCATAATTGAAGATTGCATATCAAACGGAACAGATTACAATGCCGGCGGAGCACGCTACAACACATCCTATGTGCAGGGTGTGGGACTGGGCAGTATCACAGATAACCTGGCGAGCATCAATCATAACGTTTTCAGTGAGAAAAACATAGGCATGAAGGAATTGATCAAAGCCATTGATAGCAATTTTGAAGGTTTTGAGGAACTGCGCTATCAGTTCATTTATGAAACACCCAAGTACGGCAATGATGACGACCAGGCCGATCAATTTACCACACAGGTTTTTGAGATGTTTCATGATGCCATCAACGGACGCCCCACACATCGGGGTGGTGTGTTTCGCATCAACATGTTGCCCACCACGAGTCACGTTTACTTTGGCAGCGTTATTGGCGCCATGCCCGATGGCCGCAAAGCTGGCGAACCATTGTCAGAAGGCATCAGTCCGGTGCAGGGAGCCGACAAAAAAGGACCAACTGCAGTATTGAAATCGGCAGCCAAAATTGACCACATTAAAACCGGCGGAACATTGCTCAACCAGAAATTCGCTCCCTCCTTTTTCAAGGATGAAACCTCGATAGCCAAGTTGGGATATCTCATACGAAGTTATTTCCGGATGGACGGACACCACATACAGTTCAATGTGGTCAGTGCCGACACCCTCCGCGAGGCGCAAAAGCATCCGGAAAAATATACCGATCTCATTGTGAGAGTTGCCGGGTATAGCGACTATTTCAATGACCTGGGTGAAGCACTCCAAAATGAAATTATTCGCAGAACCGCCCATGAAGAGGCTTAG
- a CDS encoding aminopeptidase P family protein — translation MFPKTTYINRRNELKKQFKTGLLLFPGNEESAMNYADNTYHFRQDSSFLYYFGLDFPGLTGIIDLDNNKDWIFGDDLTIDHIVWMGSQPTIAERSQKAGIEHTGSQKELLNLLGDAKKRKQPIHFLPTYRPEHQIKLYNWLGIPVNQTNDFASKEMIVAVSDQRNIKSEEEIAEIEKAVDITTEMHQAAMRFARPGMKEAQVTAKVHEVALAHGGNISFPIIATINGQTLHNHYHGNTISEGDLFLLDAGAETPLHYAGDMSSTFPVSQKFTDKQKEIYQITLDAHNAAIEACKPGTAYKEVHLTAARHIFDGLKALGFVKGNTKEAVQAGAHALFFPCGTGHLMGLDVHDMENFGEEIVGYAGEPKSTLFGLKSLRLARPLQPGFVFTIEPGIYFIPELIDLWKSEKRFTEFINYDKVETYKDFGGIRNEEDILITTEGNRILGKPLAKSIEDVEAERMKAWK, via the coding sequence ATGTTTCCAAAAACAACCTATATTAATAGACGTAATGAACTAAAAAAACAATTTAAAACCGGCCTGCTTTTATTTCCCGGAAACGAAGAAAGTGCCATGAACTATGCCGACAATACCTACCACTTCAGGCAAGACAGTTCATTTCTGTACTACTTCGGGCTCGACTTTCCCGGTTTAACAGGCATTATTGACCTTGACAACAACAAAGACTGGATTTTCGGTGACGACCTTACCATTGACCACATCGTGTGGATGGGGTCACAACCAACAATTGCAGAAAGAAGCCAAAAGGCAGGAATCGAGCACACTGGAAGTCAAAAAGAGCTATTGAACCTGCTTGGTGATGCAAAAAAACGAAAGCAGCCCATTCATTTCCTGCCAACCTACCGCCCGGAGCATCAAATAAAACTGTACAACTGGCTCGGCATTCCGGTAAATCAAACCAATGATTTTGCATCAAAAGAAATGATTGTAGCCGTATCGGACCAGCGCAACATAAAATCTGAGGAAGAAATTGCTGAAATTGAAAAAGCCGTAGACATCACCACAGAAATGCACCAGGCCGCTATGCGATTTGCCCGCCCCGGCATGAAAGAAGCTCAGGTAACAGCTAAAGTGCACGAGGTAGCATTGGCACACGGAGGAAACATCTCCTTTCCCATTATTGCAACTATAAATGGCCAAACGCTGCACAACCATTACCACGGGAATACCATCAGCGAAGGTGATCTTTTCTTGCTAGATGCCGGAGCCGAAACGCCATTGCATTACGCAGGAGATATGTCCAGCACTTTCCCGGTATCTCAAAAATTCACTGACAAGCAAAAGGAGATTTACCAAATCACCCTTGATGCCCACAATGCAGCCATCGAAGCCTGCAAGCCCGGCACAGCTTACAAAGAAGTACACCTCACAGCAGCCCGCCACATTTTCGACGGTCTTAAGGCACTTGGGTTTGTAAAAGGCAACACAAAAGAAGCTGTGCAAGCCGGAGCGCATGCGCTTTTCTTCCCCTGCGGCACAGGTCACCTGATGGGGCTAGATGTGCACGATATGGAAAATTTCGGAGAAGAAATTGTTGGATATGCCGGTGAGCCTAAAAGCACACTTTTTGGTTTAAAATCGCTGCGCCTTGCCAGGCCCCTCCAACCCGGCTTTGTGTTCACCATCGAACCAGGGATCTATTTCATCCCGGAATTGATTGATCTGTGGAAATCTGAAAAACGATTTACCGAGTTCATTAACTACGATAAAGTAGAGACCTATAAAGATTTTGGTGGTATACGAAACGAAGAAGATATTTTGATTACCACCGAAGGCAACCGCATTTTAGGTAAGCCACTGGCTAAAAGCATTGAAGATGTGGAGGCTGAGCGAATGAAAGCCTGGAAGTAA
- a CDS encoding dipeptidase — translation MKNFIRLLTISFLLFSIQSHACTIIAVGKKASKDGSNIISHSDAGPDSRIFVVPAMTFEEGAKAPVYWGIQDATLPLDKDGEILGYIPQIRQTYKYFHSAYSQVNEYQLGIAESTTAQRDELICTRKNGEQIMTIEQAQIFALQRHKTAREAVKFIGELMTKYGFLPSSGPGSETLVIADKDEIWVLEIFGVGAGWTRDSGKPGAIWAAQRLPEDQATMVPNWSIIKQIDEDDKDNFMVSDNYKQEAIDRGWYNPESGKLFIWQEAYAPLPAEYATGRFWLFHQTFAPNLKNWPDRSVENNYYKGMQPYFQTVEPVSYYPFSIQPEKKMSVQDVISFQRSTFEGTIYDMTLYPQWMVPDGEGSMVQSPMATPFPDSEMRKAMEITYRRPVARHRGHYGMVLQIRDWLPDEIGGVYWVYLDNPYFCPYIPIYTGNLSVDESYKTYDPEAYSEKSARWAYDFVGNLCRLRFQPMSKDVIAKRDPFEQNIFDKQAEIEKEALKLHKKKPEKAQEFLTEYTNGLMQEATQMYIELRNQLITDYTNNHE, via the coding sequence ATGAAGAACTTTATCCGATTACTCACCATCAGTTTTTTGCTATTCAGCATTCAAAGCCACGCATGTACCATCATCGCCGTGGGCAAAAAAGCCTCTAAAGATGGCTCCAACATTATTTCACACTCCGATGCCGGACCCGATTCCCGCATCTTTGTAGTACCGGCCATGACCTTTGAAGAGGGAGCCAAAGCACCAGTTTATTGGGGCATTCAGGATGCCACACTGCCACTGGATAAAGATGGTGAAATACTTGGTTACATTCCACAAATTCGTCAAACCTACAAATACTTCCACTCTGCCTATTCGCAGGTAAACGAATACCAACTGGGCATTGCCGAGAGTACTACAGCACAGCGTGACGAACTGATTTGCACCCGTAAAAACGGTGAGCAGATCATGACCATTGAGCAGGCTCAGATTTTCGCATTGCAACGCCACAAAACAGCACGCGAAGCTGTAAAATTTATTGGTGAACTAATGACCAAATATGGATTCCTGCCCAGCAGTGGTCCAGGGTCAGAAACTTTGGTTATAGCCGATAAAGATGAAATCTGGGTACTGGAGATTTTCGGCGTAGGTGCAGGTTGGACACGCGACAGTGGCAAACCCGGAGCCATTTGGGCTGCTCAGCGACTACCAGAAGATCAGGCCACCATGGTACCTAACTGGTCTATTATCAAACAAATCGATGAAGACGATAAAGACAACTTCATGGTTTCAGATAATTACAAACAAGAAGCCATTGATCGCGGTTGGTACAACCCGGAATCGGGCAAACTATTTATCTGGCAGGAAGCTTATGCTCCCCTACCCGCAGAATATGCCACGGGACGCTTTTGGTTGTTTCACCAAACCTTTGCACCGAACCTCAAAAACTGGCCCGACCGCTCAGTTGAAAACAATTACTACAAGGGTATGCAACCCTATTTCCAGACCGTAGAACCGGTTTCTTATTACCCGTTTTCCATACAGCCCGAAAAGAAAATGTCGGTACAGGATGTCATCTCATTCCAGCGTTCTACCTTCGAGGGCACTATTTACGACATGACGCTTTACCCACAATGGATGGTTCCGGATGGCGAAGGCAGCATGGTTCAGAGTCCTATGGCTACGCCGTTCCCCGATAGTGAGATGCGCAAAGCAATGGAAATTACATACCGTCGCCCGGTAGCACGTCACCGCGGTCATTACGGCATGGTACTGCAAATACGCGATTGGCTGCCTGATGAAATTGGCGGTGTGTATTGGGTTTATCTTGACAATCCCTATTTCTGTCCCTACATCCCGATTTACACAGGCAATCTCTCTGTTGATGAATCTTACAAAACATACGATCCCGAAGCATACAGTGAGAAATCGGCGCGTTGGGCGTACGATTTCGTGGGCAACCTATGTCGGCTGCGTTTCCAGCCCATGTCAAAAGACGTGATAGCCAAACGAGATCCGTTTGAGCAAAACATTTTCGACAAACAAGCTGAAATAGAGAAAGAAGCGCTTAAACTGCATAAGAAGAAACCTGAAAAAGCCCAGGAGTTCTTAACCGAATACACCAATGGGCTCATGCAAGAAGCGACACAAATGTACATTGAGTTGCGTAACCAATTGATTACGGATTACACGAATAATCATGAATAG
- the istA gene encoding IS21 family transposase, whose amino-acid sequence MNKNKKVFMWYKIKELSAQGLNQSQIKLELGIDRGTVRKYLLMNEAQFLEWISTPRRMPKKLNGYYNFVKKLLGNAPYLSAAQVEDRLKERYTNLPDVSSKTVYNFVQTVRKEQNIPKYKEKLPRQYEKLAETEYGEEAQVDFGSYRMLSRGSGRVKIYFFTIVLSRSRHKFIYCQRMPFTTESANYAHELAFEYFEGIPRRILYDQDRVFITDENLGDVLLTEKFMQFTNAHPFDVVFCKKADPESKGKVENVVKYVKHNYLKGRVFQDIDTLQKEALLWLERTGNAKVHGTTKRIPKEEWEKEKQHLLPYNGKPEKPFLKLPTHPVRKDNTVLYRSNYYSVPLGTYQDRDTKILLEEKDGKLFFYTGDNQLLATHDLCLDIGRIIKNNDHAREKSKTLQKTYELVLESLRHIPQAEQYLAEIENNRPRNFHDSLRVMQKNIERSSAEAINFALVYCYENKILNANRFAEVLNYFEKEQGLENVKHSICIETGGLNKQQNDDMQPQKSDINEYESIMN is encoded by the coding sequence ATGAATAAAAACAAAAAAGTTTTTATGTGGTACAAAATTAAAGAATTATCGGCACAAGGACTAAATCAAAGTCAAATTAAATTAGAATTAGGTATTGACAGAGGAACTGTACGCAAGTACCTTTTAATGAACGAAGCTCAGTTTTTAGAGTGGATCAGTACTCCTCGTAGAATGCCTAAAAAGCTAAATGGGTATTATAATTTTGTCAAAAAATTATTGGGTAACGCACCTTATTTGTCAGCAGCCCAGGTTGAGGATAGATTAAAAGAACGTTATACGAATCTACCTGATGTAAGCAGCAAAACTGTCTATAATTTTGTTCAAACAGTAAGAAAAGAGCAAAATATACCCAAGTATAAAGAAAAACTTCCACGGCAATATGAGAAGCTTGCAGAGACAGAATATGGAGAAGAAGCACAAGTAGATTTTGGCTCATACCGTATGCTTAGTCGCGGAAGTGGCAGGGTTAAGATTTACTTTTTCACAATAGTTCTCTCACGGTCACGACATAAGTTTATTTACTGCCAACGAATGCCATTTACTACCGAGTCAGCAAATTATGCACATGAGCTTGCATTCGAATATTTTGAGGGCATACCCCGTCGAATACTCTATGATCAGGATCGTGTTTTTATAACAGATGAAAATCTTGGGGATGTCCTTCTTACGGAGAAATTTATGCAGTTTACAAATGCCCATCCATTTGATGTGGTGTTTTGCAAAAAAGCAGATCCCGAGAGTAAAGGAAAAGTAGAAAACGTTGTAAAATACGTAAAGCATAATTATCTAAAAGGGAGAGTTTTTCAAGATATTGACACTTTACAAAAAGAAGCCTTGCTGTGGCTTGAACGCACCGGAAATGCCAAGGTGCATGGCACAACCAAACGCATTCCAAAAGAAGAATGGGAAAAAGAAAAGCAACACCTGCTGCCCTATAATGGGAAACCAGAAAAACCATTTTTAAAATTACCGACACACCCTGTCCGAAAAGATAATACGGTGCTTTATCGAAGCAATTATTACAGTGTGCCTTTGGGGACTTATCAAGATAGGGACACAAAGATTTTACTCGAAGAAAAAGATGGAAAACTTTTCTTCTATACTGGTGATAATCAATTACTGGCTACACATGACCTCTGTTTAGACATCGGTCGGATTATTAAAAATAATGACCACGCAAGGGAAAAATCAAAGACACTGCAAAAAACGTATGAGTTGGTTTTGGAGAGTTTAAGACACATCCCCCAGGCTGAGCAATACCTGGCAGAAATAGAGAATAATAGACCCCGTAATTTTCATGATAGCCTCAGGGTTATGCAAAAGAACATCGAAAGGTCATCTGCAGAAGCAATCAATTTTGCTTTGGTTTATTGTTATGAAAACAAGATACTAAATGCCAACCGTTTTGCCGAAGTACTAAATTATTTTGAGAAAGAACAAGGTTTAGAGAATGTGAAACACAGCATATGTATAGAAACCGGTGGGCTGAATAAGCAACAAAATGATGATATGCAGCCTCAAAAAAGCGACATCAATGAATATGAATCAATAATGAATTAG
- the istB gene encoding IS21-like element helper ATPase IstB, translating into MKVLDQIKNYADILRLTKLKNEPEVVLHQAQIDKPSYQEFALLLLQREVQHRRKTDLERRLKLARLPKDHNLDKYDFNMANGMSVPQLKQLRELLWLEQNYNLILMGPSGTGKTYVAAGLVNDAVKSGHKAYFITMEELVTVLKMKEMTSTALNTYNRLLKAHLVAIDDIMLFPIKKHEAVAFFNLINHLHEQTSVIITTNKSPQQWAEMLDDEVLATALLDRLLFKCEVVKLTGKSYRMENRKTIFEQ; encoded by the coding sequence ATGAAAGTATTAGATCAAATTAAAAACTATGCCGATATTTTACGGCTAACAAAGTTAAAGAACGAACCGGAAGTAGTGCTTCACCAGGCACAGATAGACAAACCTTCTTACCAGGAATTTGCATTACTGCTCTTACAAAGAGAAGTGCAACACAGAAGGAAAACAGATCTTGAAAGGAGATTGAAATTAGCCCGGCTACCTAAAGATCACAATCTTGACAAGTATGATTTTAATATGGCAAACGGTATGTCTGTCCCCCAATTAAAACAATTACGGGAATTATTATGGCTGGAACAAAATTACAATTTGATACTCATGGGACCTTCAGGAACAGGAAAAACATATGTTGCCGCAGGTCTGGTTAACGATGCCGTAAAATCTGGACATAAAGCATACTTCATCACCATGGAGGAACTAGTAACCGTACTAAAAATGAAAGAAATGACTTCTACCGCACTAAATACCTACAACCGTCTTTTAAAGGCTCATTTAGTGGCAATAGACGACATAATGCTGTTTCCTATCAAGAAACATGAAGCTGTCGCTTTTTTCAATCTCATAAATCATTTGCATGAACAAACATCTGTAATTATCACAACAAATAAATCCCCTCAGCAATGGGCAGAAATGCTCGATGATGAAGTACTGGCAACAGCTTTGCTGGACAGACTATTATTTAAATGTGAAGTAGTAAAGCTGACTGGGAAAAGTTACAGAATGGAAAACAGAAAAACTATCTTCGAGCAGTAA
- a CDS encoding IS256 family transposase: MMFTKKQTEEVLSKFISRENGLHDVMEMVLNAMMYSEREAFLSGAKSNKGNGYRPLSALGHGHQLELQVPRDRLSQFTPKILAIFREQESYLKEVSFKLYSKGLTTRDISSVMDTIYGGHYSKSKISDISTSFYDQMQAWRNRELDSHYLALYIDGLHVKLKRGNKYETECFYIILGLREDFKREVISIVNFPVESANSWEIIFDQIKARGIETVGIIISDALSGIDKSIAKKFSCPHQKCILHLQRNLLSYVRMSDKKEVANDFREVLSAADPHHNKAIAVSKFKEFKEKWRTKYRSFGQYLDNLDIYPYLTFLDYDVRIRRMLYTTNWIERFNKSARRTLKIRGALPSEEAVLSLITSVAKEQTEGHYSYPIYNFRYEEKLLANKY; encoded by the coding sequence ATGATGTTTACAAAGAAACAAACAGAAGAAGTATTAAGCAAGTTTATTTCACGAGAAAATGGTCTTCATGATGTAATGGAGATGGTCTTAAATGCAATGATGTATTCAGAACGGGAAGCCTTTCTGTCAGGAGCAAAAAGCAACAAGGGAAATGGTTACAGACCCCTAAGTGCCTTAGGTCATGGACACCAACTTGAGCTGCAAGTCCCTAGAGATCGCTTAAGTCAATTTACTCCAAAAATATTAGCTATATTTCGAGAACAAGAATCTTACTTAAAAGAAGTCTCCTTTAAGCTATATTCAAAAGGTTTAACCACGCGTGATATATCCTCAGTCATGGATACCATTTATGGCGGACATTATAGTAAAAGTAAGATTAGTGATATTAGTACCAGTTTTTATGATCAAATGCAAGCATGGAGAAACAGAGAACTGGACTCCCATTATCTTGCACTTTATATTGACGGCCTTCATGTAAAATTAAAAAGAGGAAATAAATATGAAACAGAATGTTTTTATATCATTCTTGGCTTGCGTGAAGATTTTAAGCGAGAAGTCATATCTATCGTTAATTTTCCCGTAGAATCAGCTAATTCATGGGAAATAATATTTGATCAAATCAAAGCAAGAGGAATAGAGACTGTTGGTATTATAATATCAGACGCTCTAAGCGGTATTGATAAGAGCATAGCAAAAAAATTTAGTTGCCCGCATCAGAAATGCATTTTACACTTGCAACGTAACCTATTAAGTTATGTCCGCATGAGTGATAAAAAAGAGGTTGCTAATGACTTTAGAGAAGTTCTCAGTGCTGCTGATCCGCACCATAACAAAGCTATAGCTGTGTCAAAATTTAAAGAATTTAAAGAAAAATGGCGAACGAAATACAGGTCTTTTGGGCAATATCTTGATAACCTGGATATTTACCCATATTTAACCTTTTTAGATTACGATGTCAGAATACGTCGTATGCTTTATACGACCAACTGGATAGAGCGATTTAATAAAAGCGCCAGAAGAACATTGAAAATAAGAGGTGCATTACCATCTGAAGAGGCAGTTCTATCACTGATAACAAGTGTGGCAAAAGAACAAACAGAGGGTCATTACTCATATCCTATTTATAATTTTAGATATGAAGAAAAACTATTAGCAAACAAATATTAA
- a CDS encoding phosphoribosylaminoimidazolesuccinocarboxamide synthase has translation MEALTKSNFNFPQQKDVYHGKVRDVYNIGDEYLAMVVSDRISAFDVVLPQGIPYKGQVLNQIAAEFLDATKDIVPNWKVSTPDPNVTIGHYCEPFKVEMVVRGYLTGHAWREYKSGKRELCGNPLPEGMKEHQKFEKPIITPTTKEDVGHDEDISKEEILKQGLVSKEDYELLEEYTLKLFERGTQMAADKGLILVDTKYEFGKKDGKIYLIDEIHTPDSSRYFYADGYQERFDKGEKQRQLSKEFVREWLIENGFQGQEGQQVPHMDAERIKQISDRYIELYEKITGRSFEKADIKNIDQRIQENTEKALKEIL, from the coding sequence ATGGAAGCTTTAACGAAAAGTAACTTTAATTTTCCTCAGCAAAAAGATGTTTATCACGGTAAAGTGCGCGATGTGTACAATATAGGTGATGAATATTTGGCAATGGTTGTGAGTGACCGCATATCTGCTTTTGATGTAGTTCTCCCACAGGGTATTCCATACAAAGGACAGGTTTTAAACCAGATTGCAGCCGAATTTTTGGATGCTACCAAAGATATTGTTCCCAACTGGAAAGTTTCCACGCCGGATCCCAATGTAACCATCGGCCATTATTGCGAACCATTCAAGGTAGAGATGGTTGTGCGCGGCTATCTGACCGGACATGCGTGGCGCGAATACAAATCAGGGAAACGTGAATTGTGTGGCAACCCCTTGCCTGAAGGTATGAAAGAACATCAGAAATTTGAAAAGCCCATTATCACGCCCACCACTAAAGAAGATGTGGGGCACGATGAGGATATCTCCAAAGAGGAGATTCTCAAACAGGGACTGGTTTCAAAAGAAGATTACGAGTTGCTGGAAGAATATACGTTAAAGCTTTTTGAACGCGGTACACAAATGGCTGCCGATAAGGGACTTATTTTGGTCGATACCAAATACGAATTTGGTAAAAAAGATGGTAAAATTTACCTGATTGACGAAATTCACACACCCGACAGTAGTCGTTATTTCTACGCCGATGGATACCAGGAGCGATTCGATAAAGGCGAAAAGCAGCGCCAGCTTTCAAAAGAGTTCGTTAGAGAGTGGCTTATAGAAAATGGTTTTCAGGGGCAGGAGGGTCAGCAAGTGCCGCATATGGACGCTGAGCGTATTAAGCAGATTTCTGACCGCTACATTGAATTGTACGAGAAAATTACAGGCCGTAGCTTTGAAAAAGCTGACATTAAAAATATCGATCAACGGATTCAGGAGAATACTGAGAAAGCATTGAAAGAAATATTGTAA